One window of Acidobacteriota bacterium genomic DNA carries:
- a CDS encoding TlpA family protein disulfide reductase, with amino-acid sequence MTPSDKDVKPPALGRSTVQLFVAMAIVGGLAAFGMFNSIMNFPLVFGGICLALGWFNLWRSRATVRAAPWALLLLVGAALPVAGWLYQQNIVRESQARAQTRTFELLGGTQAPALVGLEPLNTDSQALAAAASYAGPATIVAFWATWCSPCYVELEELDELYRKHRERGLSVVAITRYGESTEPEKRRQVRESSAKFARKRAFTFPVAITAEDDLYRAFQVLGIPRTALVDGDGTIVDYAVGLDGARELMRKAEQMVLASQGS; translated from the coding sequence GACAAAGATGTGAAGCCACCCGCGCTAGGCAGGTCGACTGTTCAGTTGTTCGTAGCGATGGCGATCGTGGGCGGGCTGGCCGCCTTCGGCATGTTCAACTCCATCATGAACTTCCCACTGGTCTTCGGGGGCATCTGCCTGGCGCTGGGATGGTTCAATCTGTGGCGCAGCCGGGCGACCGTACGAGCCGCGCCGTGGGCTTTACTGCTGCTGGTCGGAGCGGCCTTGCCGGTGGCGGGGTGGCTGTACCAGCAGAACATCGTCCGAGAATCTCAAGCACGAGCGCAGACGCGAACGTTCGAGTTGCTGGGCGGCACCCAGGCCCCCGCGCTGGTCGGTCTCGAACCGCTCAACACCGATTCACAAGCGCTGGCGGCCGCCGCCTCATACGCTGGACCGGCGACGATCGTCGCGTTCTGGGCCACCTGGTGCTCGCCGTGCTACGTCGAATTGGAGGAGCTCGACGAGCTTTACCGGAAGCACCGCGAGCGTGGTCTGTCGGTGGTGGCGATCACGCGCTACGGGGAATCGACCGAGCCCGAGAAGCGCAGACAAGTGCGGGAGAGCTCTGCGAAGTTCGCGCGCAAGCGTGCGTTTACGTTCCCGGTAGCGATCACCGCTGAGGACGACCTGTATCGAGCCTTCCAGGTCCTCGGGATCCCTCGCACCGCACTGGTCGACGGCGATGGCACCATCGTCGACTACGCCGTGGGCCTGGACGGTGCACGCGAGTTGATGCGGAAGGCCGAACAGATGGTGCTCGCCTCGCAGGGCTCATGA